Below is a window of Halomonas sp. Bachu 37 DNA.
TAGCACGGTTTCTTGCTTTTTTATCGCAGGCTTGGACACTCTGGAAACAATTCATAACATAAGTTAAGGCGACCTCATCTCAGGCAGTCCACTGTAGTCGTGTGGTGGCCAGGGATGGCCCGTTTTGGTTGGAGACCAGCCACATCATTTCCATTGTCCTGACCCTTAAGCCGCCAGGTCAGGACAATTTTTTATCCCCGCTTTTTCTCTCCTGCCGGATATCTGCCGGCGCCAAAATCGACCAGTCATTGTTTGTCATCCTTGTTGCTGGGCACCGCTCTCGGCGTATCATGGCCACGGGTCTGGCGCACAAGGAGAAGAGCAAGCATGGGTCGACACCACACGTTACGCAGTGCCATCCTGCTCGCCCTCCCTCGGCTGGCTCGCTTTGCCTGGCGCGTATTACGCAATTTCATGAAAAACCGAGGCATCCTGCTTGCCGGTGGGGTCGGCTACAATATCCTGCTTTCCATCGTGCCGCTATTTGCCGTGCTGGTCGTGCTGTTGACCCGGGTGGTGGACCAAGAGCATCTTCTCAATGTACTGACCGTGCAAGTGCGCCACCTGGCGCCGGCTCACGCCGAGGTTCTGCTGGAAGCCGTTCGCGGCCTGCTGGATTCCCGCGATGTGATCGGCATCCTGAGCTTTCCTATCTTGCTGCTCTTCAGTTCATTCGCCTTTCGCATGCTGGAAGATGCCCTGGCGATTATCTTCCATGCTCCGGATAGCCCCCACATCAGGCGTAGCGTCTGGGTTTCCGTGATGCTGCCTTATGCCTTCATGCTTGTGCTGGGGGCGGGGTTGATGGCGCTGACCCTAGTGGTCACCCTGGCCAGTTCGCTCAATACACTGGTGCTGGCGATTTTCGAACGC
It encodes the following:
- a CDS encoding YihY/virulence factor BrkB family protein — protein: MGRHHTLRSAILLALPRLARFAWRVLRNFMKNRGILLAGGVGYNILLSIVPLFAVLVVLLTRVVDQEHLLNVLTVQVRHLAPAHAEVLLEAVRGLLDSRDVIGILSFPILLLFSSFAFRMLEDALAIIFHAPDSPHIRRSVWVSVMLPYAFMLVLGAGLMALTLVVTLASSLNTLVLAIFERELPLAGFSEPVLNLASFVGVFLLFSAIYKVLPVVRIALHRAVVGGFVAALLWEGVRLLLVYYFANLSFVNAIYGSLATLVIVLISLEVGAVILLLGAQVIAELERNSRLGLPWHVDPSRQAITHVD